The sequence below is a genomic window from Pygocentrus nattereri isolate fPygNat1 chromosome 16, fPygNat1.pri, whole genome shotgun sequence.
GATTGAAAAATACTGAGACTGGGTTCCTTGTTCAATCAGATCATCCACATATTAAAAGCCTGGACAGAAGTTCCTCCTATTGTCAAGTACTAATGTTTCAGTTTTGATCTTTTTAACAGCTTTAGTTacttatataatttattttacagtttttctcaATTGCTTATACTCATGTCAGCAAATCCAGACATACAGAGGACGAAAGGAAAAGCTGGCTGTTAATAGAGAACATGAGAACATGACTAAGTACACGGTTGACTGAGAACCTGGTTCCCACcgaactgacttggactttaggcTGCACTGcgttttgctttgagtgaccctacaacctaattatgtttattttattaaaaacaaatgactgCACATCATAACACTACACAATCTTTGCCAAATGTTTCATTAGTGACCACTTTAGCTCATACAAAACATCCTATTATTTTCCTTAATCCACAGAAACGCCCAATGAATAAATGTATCATAACATACTCCTTATAAATATCGAACGTCTGACTATCTAATTGTTTTAATtagcttttaattttttttttgtgggacTGCAGTTGAATTTGGTGGAAGGGTCTGTATATGTAGACAACAGTGAATAGAAATCATAaagaaacatatatatatatttttatatatggaGTATTTGACTGAACTAGTTGgttgtgtggttggttagtgtagtgggtaacacctctgccttctacgctgtagactggggttcactcCCCCACCAGGGTAGCACCCTACACCATCCCAatatgagtccttgggcaagactcccaacactgccttggcctataCATAAGGATTATCACTGTATTGTGGAACGAGAGGAAAACTAGCAATTTATCGTCTCCAGCAAACACAGGACACCTTCCATATGTAGAGTTAGTTTAATGGCAGAATGAAGGTCCCCACACATCCACATTACTGACCAGATAACTTAAAACCACAGTCAAACTGTCTGATGTGCATGAAGCACTTCAGCTAGTCTTGTAAGTAAATATTATGTaatgtgtgtaacattaagaatggtAACAaccaaaacatattttctgcatttaagcacttttttgtgttttaatgtaaaaaacgatgattttatttgtgtttatttgtgttcgCTAGTCATGAACCAACTAGTGTGTTTGAGTTCGGCCCAAAAATTGAGCTTAAAGACTAATCGATATTCGACCTCCAAGAATGGTACCTGCTGCAGATCTGTACCGGtacttgaagctgttctgtcTTTAAGACTTGTGGCTGAAGCTAATGCAGCAAATTCTTTACACATCCAGGTGAACATAAAGTCACCAAGCACTATTACGTCACCAGTAAGTGCACCAAATTGGTTTGTTGACCGACAGCTGTTTTTACAGTCATTACTTTGGGAAGACTTCAGCAGGGTAAGCTACTTAGAAAGCTAATACTAATGCTATTAGCACTTAAACTGACCTCCACATGTCACGACTAcacttcccagaatcctctgggaagCCCGACACTGAGCTATTTCCCTCATTGCTGTTCCCAGAGTCGGACTCCATTACCCAGACTCCTCAGCATAGTGATGTGACTCCTGACTCTTCACCCTCAGCCTATCAGCGCTCTCGCTCTCCCAAATATTGATGTTACTCACCTGTTCATGCTTTTCACCTGATTAGTTAGCTTAGTATTTAAGCCTGGGCTGTGGATTAGTTCTTAGTGAAGTAAACTTACTGAAAGTTTCCTGTATGTTTTGATTCTCAGAGCTGGACGAAGTTCACAAATcatgagttaaagtcgagacccccaaggtacaATATTACTGCAGTacaagtagaagttcctccctttagacctccacttgagtaaaagtactaaagtatttcccttcaaatgtacttaagtataaagtaaaagtactaaaagagtaattctggctctgatgtcctgttatcatttttataaccagactggcttcatgaactcatttcaggtgaaagtcctccagcgtctctcttggtaaaccagtcttttaatagaacgtcattaattagtgacgctgacgtctattaaaatgatcagatgcacaaaacactgaaggtaaacagtttccatcagggagaaccgagtggctctgaaatcactttttatacacaagcaaagtttcagtttcagatttatttacaacttagttccaagtttaagttgaataaaaactggctttaaactcaggatcacagatgagctcctttactatgttgatctgtaggcgtctgttcataaacataaaccagcccaaacccatttactataaaatgaaatggtgtttgtagaaattcagaaaaaagccgcgtcagtctcgactgcatatgtggacatatttctatattgagctctatttacacaaagttaggttagttcatcatttatgttgaacagactctcccaaagttttacgctgctgcgctgacgttgaaccgcgtgctgcactgggtcggtatgaccaacaggtcaaaaccagctctaaacaaagtgaccgctgggccctgattggtgctctggctttgcgcttctttcgttttgacatgttacgtttttatacacacagaaaccaaaaggaacgacagatttctcaaaatgtaggaggaaaaagtcgatattagactctgaaatgtagtggagtgaaaggaaaaagtcgcccagaacggagaaacttcagtacagatacaccaaaaatactaaagtactaaaatactaaagaaactaattacatttactcagttactcagttactgtccaccactgttgaTTCTCATGTATGACTTACTGTCTCTTTTCGTTTGACGCTGCTTTTTGATGTTGCTCTGTCTTCCCCAACTCTGTTATGGTTGCCTTTCTCCTGCTGCTTGCTTTCCTGGGTTTGACCCATGCCTGTGTACTGATGGCTGTGTTCTCCTGATTACACCAGTAAAGCTTCACTGTTGCCACTGTCTGCCCACTGACTCCACGTCACACCACACAACAAATGTATTTCTACTAtttgcaaaatatattttttaaaatctatacATTATTCTATAGATGTAGATGCTTGTGTGAGCTCAGGAAAGTCCACTATATGTCAGCAAAGCTAACATTAAGCTAGCTAGTCAGCTAGAAAGCTGAAGTTTTAGTGTCGCTTGACTTTacagaggagtgtgtgtgcatgcagatattagtgtgtgtgtagtggcaGAACAGCAGTATAACTTTACATATCAGCCAGCGGGTCAAGCTGACCAGCAGACATGATTAGCCAAAGCTAATTAGCAGAATGAGACACTAAAGAGCAGAAAGTGGGAATAAACTCAGGTTTGAGACCTTGCGGTTCTTGTTCTAGGACTTGAGGGAGAACGGGAACATGATAATTACCCTAACTACCCCTTCATCTGTTTCCAGTGATTCTTAAGTTCACTTTTTTGTTCATGCTGGGAAGTTTCTTGGTTGCCGATTCATACGAAACATTATTCTGTGGcttttgtatgtaaatgaaaatgtcttatacactcactggccaatttatgaGGTACAGTTcaactgttcagttgcttgttaacacaaatagctaatcagccaatcacacggccgcagctcagcgcatttaggcatgtagaggtggtcaagacaacttgctgaagtgcagaaaggggatttaaggggctttgaacgtggcgtggttgttggtgccagacgggctggtctgagtatttcagaaactgctgatctgctgggattttcacacacaaccatctctagggtttacagagaacggtccgaaaaagaggaaatatccagtgagcggtcagttgtgtggacgaaaatgccttgttgatgtgagaggtcagaggagaatgggcagactggttccagatgatagaaaggcaacaggaactcaaaccaccaaccagaatctctgaggaacgtttccaacaccttgttgaaagtgtgacacGAAgatttaaggcagttctgaaggaaaaagtaggtccaaccttttactagcaaattACCTAATAAAGGGGCTGGTGAGCGTATGTAGCTCTTCATGATGTGAAGAGCATTTTCAAACAGAGGCAGgtgtggactgcaggcaggccagtctaccACATGCAGTCCCTTTCTAAGAATCCACAcagtaacacatgcagaatgtggtttatcTTTGTCTTGCTAACACAAGCTGGGGAATCCCTGAAGAAGATATCAGCAGCGTTTCTGAATGTTGTTCGTTTATGGCGTCCACTTTGTGTAGTggagtcttaacttgcatttgtagtgTTTTCTGGCAAAagcattttccaaaatattccCAGTCTTACACTGCCCTGTATTTGGAATTAGGGTCTGGTTAAGTGTGTGTTATGGTTGGGTTAAGTAGACAGTTAAACagcttttatatttaattttaaaatgtaacttttgcccagtactgtgTATATCTATCACTCTGTTAATAACCCAAGAGCCATGGGCAAAGTGTTCTCATGCTTATCTTTAGTTTTATTCACTTTCTGTTTGTGTCGTTGTACTTGCAGTGCCTAACCGCATCCTGTCTTAGACGAGGGTTAAGCACTTTCACGTGCTGCCACAATTTACAATCTCTTCAAAAGTTTCCCACAAGTTGGTTTGCATTACTAAATAGCTTggcaataaaaatatatatctgtTACATTTCAATCTTCATATTTCTCTCTGTGACCATCTAGCTTGGCTTATAGATTCACGATCAAAAACACTATCAACTATAAAAAAATGACGTATTCAGACCATAGATATTTActaggattatgttatgatctattcaTACCCAATACAGTAATTGTGATAGTGATATGTTAAATAcgtacactatatggccaaagtaTGTGGACTACTATTAAttgttgaattcaggtgtttcagtcacacTCATTGGCAACAAGTGGACAAAATAGGTAGATAGTTTGTCGATAGACAAACACGGGCAGCAGGTGGGTCTCACTGAAGAGCTCAGCGGCTTCAAATGTGGCATGTCATAGGAGGTCACCTCTGCTACAAGTCAGTTTATGAAATTTTTGCTGGACTGTCAAGTGtgagtgctgttattgtgaaatgaaagtgtcttagagcaacaacagctcattCATGAAGCGGTAGATCACACAGAGAGCAGGGTTGCagagtgctgaagtgcataaAAATGGCTTAttatttaagtgtatttaccaTACAACACCTGCAATCaagcacatatatatatatatatatacatatataaggTCACTTGCTGCCCTACTCTGCTGATGAGTCTGAGTCTCTTGTGTTCATAGCGTCTCAGGGCCTCTGGCGGAGTTTTCCTCCgtttccatttttgtttgttctcaGATCGGCCTTTGGCTCCCTCTCGACTGCTTCTCTCTACTGAAACTCCAGAGGAGttatcttcttcatcttctctgcTCATCACCTCTGgcaataatgacaataaagccttatctatctatctatctatctatctatctatctatctatctatctatctatctatcatgtCTGCTCTTCAGTCAGCTTTTCTTGTGTTCCTCCCCTGCTCTTATTCCAGTTTTCATTCATGATTAGATCTTTGTTCATTACATCCATTTCAGCTATGAGACAAGAAAGCAATTCATTCTCAGTAATCTTATGACTAACTGCATGCTTTCTGGTACCAATTACCagattggggcagtcgtgggctggaggtcgctggtttgatcccgaaagacagtccatgactgaggtgtccttgagcaagacacctaacccccaactgctgcccaggcactgtggatagggctgcccaccgctcagggcaagtgtgctcactgccccctagtgtgtgtgtgtgtgctcactagtgtgtatgtggtgcttcacttcacggatgggttaaatgaggaggtgaatgCTTTGTAGGACAAAGTGTTTTGGGGTATGTCTCTACCAGCTTTGCGTATCTAGAggctgaaatttttgcccattcctctttgcaaaatggctcaagctcagtcagattggatggacaGCATCTGTGAACTGCAATTTTCAAGTCTTGCCATAGATTCTTAATGGGATTTAGGTCTAGactttgactgggccattctaacacatgaatatgctTTGATCTAAACCATTCCACTGTAGCTTGGGCTGTATGTTTAGGGttgttgtcctgctggaaggtgaacatCCGTCCCAGTCTTAAGTCTTTTGCAGCCTCTAACAGGATTTCCTCTAGGATTGCCCTGTATTTAGCTCCAttcatcttcccatcaactctGACCagcttccctgtccctgctgaagggAAGCAtcatgctgccaccaccatgtttcacgaTGGGggtggtgtgttcagggtgatgtgtGGTTTTAGTTCTCTGCCACATATAGTGTTTTTGCGTTTAGGCCAAAAAGTTCAactttggtctcgtctgacctgAACACTTcgtccacatgtttgctgtgtctaCATGGCTTGTGGCAAACCGCAAATGGGACTTCATATGGATTGCCTTTAGAAATGACTTTcgtcttgccactcttccatataGGCCAGATTTGGGGGGGTACATAACTAATAGTAGTCCTATGGACAGTTTctcccacctgagctgtggatCTCTGCAGCTTCTCCAgagtgaccagggtcctcttgGCTGCTTCTCTAATTAGTGAGATCCTTGCCTGGGCTGTCAGTTTAGGTGGATGGCCATGTCTTGGTCAGTTTGCACTTGTGCCATACTCCTTCCATTttcggatgatggattgaacagtgctccgtgagatgttcataGCTTTGGGTATTTTTTATAACCTAACCCTGCTTTACACATCTCCACAACTCTATgacctggtgtgttccttggtttTCATGAGGCTGTTTAATCACTAATGTTCTCTGAGGCCTTCACAGTACATCTCTAGTTATACTGAGAATAAATTACAGACAGGTGGATGCTGTTTACTAATTAGGTGACTTCTAAAGGCATTTGGTCCCACTGGATTTTATTTAGGGGTATCAGTGTACAGGGGGCTCAGTACAAATGCACAacactttttcagattttttatttaagaaaagatttttaaaactgtaattttcttttcacttattttatcACACAAAATCCCAATAAAACACATTCAGGTTTGTGGGTGTAAtgtgaaaaaatgtggaaaagttcAAAGGATATGAACTCTTTTTCAAGGCACTGTATATAATCAGTACTGACAATAATGTGCTgtctttttttccagatttcagtttttagtgttttctccACCATCCTCCTTCTAGCACTGATTTGTCAGTGCTGTGCCAGATGCTGTTGTAGAAGCAGTTGCAGATGCTACATCAGATGCTGTAGCAGACATTGTGGTGGTTGCTGTTGTGGATGGTGTGAAGAAAAACTAGTCAGCAAGTATGTTCCTCTCAATGGTATTTGTTACCAGTCCTGATAGCTATAGGAGCAATCCAGAAGTTCAAGAAGTTCAGTaaattattaatacattaatgaaaaagtaaacCGATGTAAATTCAGAAGAATGCTAAACCATAAACTTGGATCACATTCaatttaaattcaattaaattcaatcTAGAACAAACAGCTTACAAGGTCATTTAATTGATGATGCATCCAAGAATATATCGGCACGTGTCTCTCAGCTCTGTTTCAGTGGTGAAGAGTGAGCCGAATTATTTTCAACTGTTCTTTTGCCatctattatttttttcaatttcataTTTCTTGTGTTCATTTAtacagtttgttttatatatatacactcagggCAGGTGACCAAGCTCTAATCCATAGCCACTCACATTCATTTTCACCCACCCAAGccttattatttcttttttctcacctGCATGAATGGGTTGCATTCACTCAGGGTGTGTCCCCAAGCTGTAGTCCACAGCTATACTGACCCACACTCCTCTCTGTGTAGTTGTCCCTTATTCCCCATACCCTAACATTCAACAGAGGACCAAGAGTCCTCTATGTGGTGTTTTTCATCCCTCAGGCCATAGACTCACATTCATTTATGCCCCTACCCAAGCTCCATGATTTTTTCCCTGACAGCCACCAAACTGCATGCTAACTTAGGCTGTCTAAGTctgtgcagtgcattgtgatTGGTTAGTGGACAAGCCAATCACAAAATGTCCTCTGAAGTAATTGCCTTAATCTGTTACCTCCTCTAATGGACTTTGGAATAAGCTCAATGGCCATTGCCTGTAATGAGCTGGGGCTCAGATGTTTAGCTGCTTTATATAACATTTACATGTTCAGACAATCTGTCAACCTCCTTTTGGTACTGCCAATGTAGATACAACCTCACTGACAGTCTGCACACTGCAAAAGTCTCTCGTCTTCTCCCCGTCCCCCTCCCTTCttccctctcctttctcctcctctatcccccctcccttctctcgtcttctctctccttctcattcctcctccattttctctcttccccATCCCCCTcccttctccctctttcctcctCAACCACCCTCcctcctcctttttctctcttccccatTCCCCTGCCTTCACCATCTCTCCTCCTCGtccccctcccttctctctctctcctcccttttctctcttccccatTCCCCTGCCTTCACCATCTCTCCTCCTTGTCCCTCTTTCCTCCTCAACCACCCTCCctcctcccttttctctcttccctaTCCCCctcccttctccttctctcctcctcaACCACCcacccttctccctctctcctccccaACCACCcacccttctccctctctcctcctcaacCACCCAaacttctccctctctccttctcattcCTCCTCAAAATTGCAAATATGAGTCAAAATTGCAAATATGagaaattacaaaaaatgttcaaataaccGCAGAATCAGTTTAGAAACGATGgtcaaaatacagaaaaatgcctATGTACGTAATTTTAAATGTGGAACTACGTAAAACTtccttatttttaatttattttttgtgtttccaGAACAGAAATGTTACACTCTTCAGTGCTCACAGTATACTGTGTGAAAAAGCGCATTGAGCAGCCTGTGAGCAAAAAATACCGTCCCAGAATCACGGAAGCAGAAAAGGTGGCTCTGTGTTCCGTCTCTGATGGTACTGCAGTTTATCTGATTACTCTTAAAGGAGATCAGATCTCTAAACTACAGGAGGGAAAGACTTACATTATAGAAAACGCCACAGTGAAGGACgaccatccagtccctaaattgagcctggagaaaaaaaaatcacggTTGTTCCGGACGGCTCCACTGCAGCTGGATGAGAAATTAATCCGTAAAGCACAAGAGAGCATCGATCCTTCTACAGAGAGAGCAGCTCTGAATGATCCAGCACTGTACCTGAAAAAGGGCTACATAACCCTGACAGGAGAAGTTGTTTCAGTAAGTATTATGATCTCACCTGGTTCATCAGTTTGTTCATGTTCCTCAAGGGCCGTTGAGTTTTGTCTACTACAAAACAagaggtgtgtgttttttgggggtgggggtggaggtggTAGTGAGAAGTCAGAGTGATCCCGATACGGATGGACCTAAATTTGGATTCACTCTCAAACACAGACATTCCAGAGTCCTTAAAAAGTCTTAATTTGTGTGAacttacatttttcttatttaaaaggCTTTCAGAACTAAATTTTATTCTAGGGCCACAAAAAACATCACTGCAGTGTGGCACTGAACATCCACACAGACGAAATACAttagtttacatttatttacattcatttacttaatttacagTCTTTTTATTGCTTACTTTTAATAACGCAGATGCTTCTCAATTAATGTGAGAATTAAACTAATGCGGTGATGTTATGGATAGGCACAATGTAGTGTTCAATAATATAACCCCCATTTCCAATAACGTTGGGATAAATAAAAATCCAATGCAATAAACTGCAAATCATgcaaaccatattttaaaaattaaatactaaaagacaacaaatcaaatcaaatactgaaagtgagaaatgttattatttttttgaaaaaatatctgcccattttgaatttgttgccagcaacatgttccaaaaaagtgcctcttcttttaacagaaCTCTttgtgtttgggaactgaggagacactgttgtagtttagaaagtgaaatcttttctgttctgtttgaaacaggatttcagctgctcaacagctcAGGGGcttatttgtcttatttttttgtttcataatgtgaCAAATGtactcagtggtgaccggtctggactgcaggcaggtcagtttagcacccagactcctTTAATAAGGAGCagtgccccctaaaccatcatagTGGCTTTTAAActctgcactgataacaagctgagtggtcttcagcccggaggacacagtgttcatgatttcctaaaggaatttcaaatgttggttCTTCGGACCACCGGATACGTTTCCACTTCCCCTcggtccattttaaatgagctcaggcccagagaaggtggcagcgtttctgagtctttaatgatattctgcaccgtagacgatgaaaagcagaagctctttgctgttttgtgttgagaaacgttcttcttgagttgttgctctatttgatggtgccgtctttcacagagtggtgacccctcctcctctttacttctgaaagactccgcctctctgagacaCTCttcatacccaatcatgtttttttagcattacacaactttaccagccttttttgcccccgtctcaacttttttagaacatgttgccattaaattcaaaatgggcaaatatttttcaaaaaactataaaatttctcagtttttttggaaatagggttgtaaTTATAAGTACTATTCAAGCTTTGAACAGTATCACTCTTTTCCTGGCACTCTTTTGGTAGTTATTATTGTATTCATTCATTGTATTTTCTTCCCCAGCCGATTCAGACAGACATCCGTGTGAAAGATATTACGATCAAGGAGGCTGGTGACACAGTGACAGTATATCTTACGAAGAAGCCAGCAACTGTACCTTTTAAGACAGGCCAGAAGATTGAGATCTCTCACGTCAAAGTGAAGAAAAACAAGCTATTTGGAAAAAAACTGATGGCGTCTTACTACACAGTTATTTCTGTGAGTATTATGAACTTTTCTGCCTCCTTCCAAATTTCCTGTTCAGCAGATTCTCGTCTTGTTGGCTGTAACTGCACATCTGAACCACGTAAATCATCATTTTAGTCAGAGTaaggctttcatttttttttcttgattttgaaCACTGTGCATAGCTCTCTATATTTGggcctttcatttgttttgctcATAACAGTCATGTACACAGTCCTGTACAGTCAACTCAAGTCATACCACACTCAACATATTAAATAAACCATCCATGCAATAAGTAATATTTTGGGCTTTAACAAAAATTGAAGCTGcataattttatatttctacTGTTTATACTTATagttttaaaagcaaaacacttttaaagcAATCAAAGGAAATCAAAGGACATTCTTGAAATGTTTGTTGGGAGAGTTTATCTTTCATGAGCTCATTGCTCACCAACCCATGCTGTCCATGCAGCAGAGCTACATGATATGAAGCATCGCATTGTAAGATGTGCTAACGGTCAGCCATTAATGACAGCTGAACACATTTGTAGCTTTTAATGTTGGCTAGATTTCTTAAAGGTAAGTCAAGTGGACGGGCGAGGGTAGCTGTGCCCCTCAGTAATCGGCTTTGTCCCTGAGTGTAACTCGTCCTGTGACACGAACTGACTGCCAAATTTTGGAAGCGTGTGCGAGTCTACACACTCTTTCCATTCAACATTCTGTTTTATTAATCACTACTTTACCATGAATTTTCAGATATAACCATTTTAAGATCACATCCGAGTGCACGAGTCTTTTATAAATGAGGCCTGTTATTTAGTGGAATTCATTGACTTTCAAAGGTGCCCCTGGACCActagcagcaaaacagccctgAAGCTTTAATGATCCACCTCCATTTTTGACAGTGGTTATCAGGTGCTTTTCATTGCATGGTCTCTTTTTTGGTCAAACCTGATGGTGTACATGAccaaacatgtaaatattttgaCTGATTTGACCAAATCACAAGATTCAACTAAACTGCACACTTCTAAAACGGATCTTCGGGTTTCCTCCTCACTATCTAGGGACACTGGGCTTATATGTCCTTTTCCTGGGAAATTTTGAACTGTGCCATGTTCttcaaagacttttatttttttaagtaattgtCCTGATCACAACTGTACCAAGGGGGGGGGGCACTTTTACTTTGCCTTTAAGGGGAGAGCAGCTAGGCTTTCTGTGGTCAGCAGAACAACTGGCCAACCTTTGTGAAAGGGTGtgaaagaaattattttaaaataaataacacttcATTATAAgaatcccagcagtcattgggcagaaaaCAGGAAACACAATGGCCAGGTCTCCAGTCCTTCACAGAGCTCTAGAATAGTTGGCCCTTATGTATTAG
It includes:
- the LOC108416231 gene encoding uncharacterized protein LOC108416231, which gives rise to MLHSSVLTVYCVKKRIEQPVSKKYRPRITEAEKVALCSVSDGTAVYLITLKGDQISKLQEGKTYIIENATVKDDHPVPKLSLEKKKSRLFRTAPLQLDEKLIRKAQESIDPSTERAALNDPALYLKKGYITLTGEVVSPIQTDIRVKDITIKEAGDTVTVYLTKKPATVPFKTGQKIEISHVKVKKNKLFGKKLMASYYTVISDSEGSHIKVKGYDTDNNKVLLTEEWQELSVPSSAWHEDPDQLLQTLPAELKITRWDQEVTKVENAPFEKSSMRRVHCVAKRTVQRASKYDFYRNSLRFI